The Trichoplusia ni isolate ovarian cell line Hi5 chromosome 10, tn1, whole genome shotgun sequence genome window below encodes:
- the LOC113498018 gene encoding cell division cycle protein 20 homolog — protein MAQFNYLNEINSLATIDGPITRGPLQRWAKKSNSENINPLSASFKNHSNVNLSACNQSMQKLSISANQSCNNSVLSSNKTPTRNDNKKGKKTPSKNKSPGRSTTPTPNKASKTPNKADRFIPSRSNSNYDLCHYMMSRDEDKNEEVTAQTAAGEAIGRALADTEPGRLLQYTCKAPAAPEGYQNRLRVVYSQAKVPSSVKNTTRYIPQAPDRILDAPDILDDYYLNLVDWSSSNILAVALGNSVYLWNAGTGQIEQLLTLEGSETVCSVGWVQGGGSHLAVGTSSATVELWDCEKIKRLRVMDGHTGRVGSLAWNMYIVSSGARDGNIVHHDVRQRDHAVATIHAHTQEICGLKWSPDGKCLASGGNDNLLNIWPIAQGQHYSQTQYLYSFNQHLAAVKGLAWCPWSAGILASGGGTADRTIRIWNIKTGANLNTVDTKSQVCSIAWSTHYKELISGHGYANNQLVIWKYPVMSRVAELSGHMARVLHLALSPDGTTVLSAGADETLRLWKCFMLDPSKKKEPTDSKAAKSLLNLNSLIR, from the exons ATGGCTCAGTTTAACTACctgaatgaaataaatagtttagCAACAATAGATGGGCCTATAACGCGTGGTCCGCTGCAACGTTGGGCGAAGAAGTCTAACAGCGAGAATATCAATCCGTTAAGTGCTTCCTTCAAGAACCATTCGAACGTGAATCTCAGTGCGTGCAACCAGTCCATGCAAAAGTTGTCCATATCTGCGAATCAGAGTTGTAACAATAGTGTACTCTCAAGTAACAAGACACCGACTCGAAATGATAACAAAAAGGGGAAGAAGACTCCTTCCAAGAACAAATCTCCAG GTCGATCCACAACGCCGACTCCGAACAAAGCGTCAAAGACTCCTAACAAAGCTGACAGATTCATCCCCTCAAGAAGTAATTCTAACTATGACCTGTGCCATTACATG ATGAGCCGTGATGAAGACAAGAATGAAGAAGTAACAGCACAGACAGCAGCTGGAGAGGCTATCGGCCGTGCCCTAGCTGATACGGAACCCGGGAGACTGCTGCAATATACCTGCAAGGCACCAGCTGCTCCTGAAGGCTATCAGAACAGACTAAGAGTTGTGTATTCACAG GCTAAAGTTCCTTCTTCAGTGAAGAACACAACAAGATATATTCCACAAGCTCCTGACAGAATACTGGACGCTCCTGACATCTTAGACGATTACT ATTTGAACCTAGTCGACTGGAGTTCCTCAAACATACTTGCAGTTGCTCTAGGCAACTCAGTGTATCTATGGAACGCGGGAACTGGCCAAATAGAGCAGCTGCTGACTCTAGAAGGTTCCGAAACTGTTTGTTCTGTGGGCTGGGTGCAGGGCGGAGGATCGCACCTCGCTGTCGGTACCTCATCAGCTACAGTCGAGTTGTGGGACTGCGAAAAGATAAAGAGGTTGAGG GTAATGGACGGGCACACGGGTCGTGTGGGTTCGCTAGCATGGAACATGTATATCGTGAGCAGCGGCGCTCGCGACGGTAACATTGTTCACCACGACGTGCGACAGAGGGACCACGCTGTGGCCACCATCCATGCACACACGCAAGAA ATTTGTGGTCTAAAATGGTCTCCAGATGGTAAATGTCTTGCATCGGGCGGCAACGACAATTTACTGAATATCTGGCCTATTGCACAAGGACAGCATTATTCACAAACACAGTATCTGTATTCATTCAA CCAACACCTAGCGGCGGTGAAGGGTTTAGCTTGGTGTCCATGGAGCGCCGGTATATTGGCCAGCGGCGGCGGTACTGCCGACAGGACCATACGCATCTGGAACATCAAGACTGGAGCCAACCTCAACACTGTTGATACTAAGTCTCAG GTGTGTTCAATCGCTTGGAGCACCCACTACAAGGAGCTGATCTCTGGCCACGGCTACGCCAACAACCAGCTGGTGATCTGGAAGTACCCCGTGATGTCGCGCGTGGCCGAGCTGAGCGGCCACATGGCGCGCGTGCTGCACCTGGCGCTGTCGCCCGACGGGACCACCGTGCTGTCCGCCGGCGCCGACGAGACGCTCAG actaTGGAAATGTTTCATGTTGGACCCATCGAAAAAGAAAGAACCTACCGATTCCAAAGCAGCTAAATCGTTATTAAATCTCAACTCCTTGATTAGGTAA
- the LOC113498019 gene encoding sodium- and chloride-dependent glycine transporter 1, with product MEVVNIGEGRYEQSENVPGSSADSDASSSMFESNDSDHYSEDLDKISEDGDLKEDLQKTIPECYKSDSNFSSHTTSITNDEEFQATALCQFMDILNDLDEVLDKSLLACLDDGTKNFDSDEEDLICKLKECIGDVHNESENSEAQSSFDDNTQVITCSNAVPSAPPAPPAEEIDITPSFSERANLTSLGRSKSFSELTENDRQALVSSLERASTINDNLRNSMRRLDPIVLPAITAESSCEPLTLPVILFLEHNINMRPTSAPIQLQVTAANLSSDGASGPLIVGRRALLMNRTLSLPSPGESDITAGDWTGRNTARSIARSTSTSSSSTESLNVAPVTQNTTNATEERNEETEEPPFGVWPHRMSAMLACLSCTVGIFNISRFAIFSVHFGASFIIQFFMLSLIIGIPLFTLHLCLGQVLESGPVDMWRISPIFQGVGVSLLIIQAVIGMYSIIGLSWIFVFFRDSFITSNDRYKWALPHELNFEDGVAKNGTYKIQETLPQYFHGEVLQRNLGSNTSSYFGTIKFQVAFNLAVVWMIVFVALSKGLRSYGKAVYMLIFLPICGTLVLCTKLLTLIPYDTVINIFSETEWSEFFINSNSWAAAAQETFLTWGLLGACIMQLTSHKNAKNKTNIMLQKESACIVAFTFAVLLLGSFLANTCVQILKNYGYAYIPGSFETLKSTQFLWPLSEPMPGNVVSTPVRYMGHYGSLVGVTVWRTGTAARALSGWQPLQLATQVVPATLAVLPANLLSPAWAVIFYFILIMFGIAQQLAIWHCVITGIMAINAEALKVWETTITFLSCVFGLAMGLLLSTDAGIRIVHFIDYVWVGSWWQIVIQVSLACGVFVVRGRPYSPDIVVAALYSSRTRLSATLAALLSFTWTVVLPVLLCAICVMDFRVGQQKQMYSWRKPVGYWPIWTRQVAVFMQQGPLLLVPIAAFIQTWRYMNKGPPDILDRIQNLYRPRPPRRPTRRPSTRRRPPTPPPPAPGCSTLYAGASGLLGE from the exons ATGGAAGTTGTTAACATAGGCGAAGGTCGGTACGAACAAAGCGAAAATGTACCGGGAAGCAGTGCTGACAGTGACGCCTCCAGTAGCATGTTCGAGAGCAACGACAGCGATCATTACTCAGAAGACTTAGACAAAATATCTGAAGATGGTGACTTAAAAGAAGACTTACAAAAGACAATACCAGAATGTTACAAATCAGACTCAAACTTTTCATCACATACAACAAGCATCACAAACGATGAGGAGTTTCAAGCGACGGCGTTGTGCCAGTTTATGGatatattaaatgatttagACGAAGTTTTAGATAAGTCTTTACTAGCATGCCTTGATGATGGCACGAAGAATTTCGATAGCGACGAAGAGGATCTCATTTGTAAGCTTAAGGAATGCATTGGTGATGTTCACAATGAATCAGAAAACTCAGAGGCTCAAAGTTCGTTTGACGACAATACACAAGTCATCACATGTTCCAATGCTGTACCATCGGCACCACCGGCACCACCGGCAGAAGAAATCGACATCACACCAAGTTTCTCAGAACGGGCAAATCTCACAAGCCTTGGACGGTCAAAAAGTTTTTCCGAATTAACCGAAAATGATCGGCAGGCTTTAGTTTCATCATTAGAACGAGCAAGCACGATAAATGACAATTTACGCAACTCGATGAGGAGATTAGACCCTATTGTTTTGCCTGCGATAACGGCAGAGTCGTCTTGTGAGCCTCTAACGCTGCCAGTGATACTTTTTTTAGagcataatattaatatgcgGCCAACTAGCGCCCCCATACAGTTACAAGTGACGGCGGCGAATCTCAGTAGTGATGGGGCTTCGGGACCTCTTATTGTAGGGCGGCGAGCTTTACTTATGAATCGCACGCTCTCGTTACCGTCACCGGGAGAGAGTGACATCACCGCAGGGGACTGGACAGGGCGGAATACGGCCAGGAGTATTGCGAGAAGTACTAGTACATCGAGTTCATCAACTGAATCGTTAAATGTTGCTCCAGTCACCCAAAATACAACGAATGCTACAGAGGAGAG AAACGAAGAGACTGAAGAACCTCCGTTTGGAGTGTGGCCACACCGTATGAGTGCCATGTTGGCGTGCCTCAGCTGCACCGTGGgaatatttaatatatctaGATTTGCCATATTCAGTGTTCATTTTGGAG CGAGCTTCATAATACAGTTTTTTATGTTGTCTCTTATAATTGGAATTCCGCTATTCACGTTACATTTGTGTTTGGGCCAAGTGTTGGAGTCTGGGCCAGTGGATATGTGGCGTATATCGCCAATATTCCAAGGTGTTGGCGTGTCTTTACTCATCATACAAGCCGTGATCGGCATGTACAGTATAATTGGCCTGTCCTggatatttgttttctttcgcGACTCTTTTATAACATCTAATGACAGATACAAATGGGCACTACCAcatgaattgaattttgaag ATGGTGTTGCAAAAAATGGTACTTATAAAATACAAGAGACTTTACCTCAATACTTTCATGGAGAGGTTTTACAGAGAAATTTGGGGTCCAATACTAGTTCATATTTCGGCACAATAAAGTTTCAAGTAGCGTTCAATTTAGCTGTAGTGTGGATGATAGTGTTCGTGGCTTTGAGCAAAGGATTGAGGTCTTACGGCAAG GCTGTATACATGTTGATATTTTTACCGATTTGCGGAACATTGGTGCTCTGTACGAAATTACTTACACTAATACCATACGACACTGTCATTAACATATTCTCAGAGACTGAATGGAGCGAATTCTTTATAAATagtaat aGCTGGGCAGCGGCTGCCCAAGAAACATTCCTAACTTGGGGTCTCCTTGGCGCCTGTATTATGCAGCTGACATCTCACAAGAACGCTAAGAACAAGACCAATATAATGCTACAGAAGGAAAGTGCTTGTATTGTCGCATTCACATTCGCTGTTCTCTTACTGGGCTCGTTTTTGGCTAATACTTGCGTTCAAATATTGAAGAATTATGGATATGCTTACATACCAGGGAGTTTTG AAACATTAAAGTCTACGCAATTTCTATGGCCACTATCTGAGCCGATGCCTGGCAATGTGGTGTCAACGCCAGTACGATACATGGGCCACTATGGCAGCTTAGTCGGAGTCACAGTCTGGAGGACTGGCACAGCTGCGCGAGCGCTCAGCGGTTGGCAACCACTGCAGTTGGCAACTCAGGTCGTGCCAGCCACACTGGCAGTCTTGCCTGCTAATTTG CTATCACCAGCATGGGCAGTAATATTCTATTTCATCTTGATAATGTTCGGTATCGCGCAACAGCTCGCTATATGGCACTGCGTCATAACTGGCATCATGGCTATCAATGCAGAGGCGCTTAAAGTTTGGGAGACCACTATCACGTTCCTGAGTTGCGTGTTTGGACTTGCCATGGGACTGCTGCTTAGTACCGAT GCTGGCATCCGTATCGTCCACTTCATAGACTACGTATGGGTAGGCTCGTGGTGGCAGATCGTGATACAGGTGTCGCTCGCTTGCGGCGTGTTCGTGGTACGGGGGCGGCCTTACTCCCCAGACATTGTCGTCGCTGCCTTATATTCGTCGAGGACCAGACTTTCGGCTACTTTAGCTGCGTTGCTAAGCTTCACTTGGACTGTGGTTTTGCCTGTTTTGTTATGT GCAATATGTGTGATGGACTTTCGAGTGGGTCAACAAAAACAGATGTACAGTTGGAGAAAACCTGTCGG ttattGGCCGATCTGGACTCGTCAAGTGGCGGTATTTATGCAACAAGGACCATTGCTGTTAGTGCCTATAGCTGCGTTTATACAAACGTGGCGCTACATGAATAAAGGACCCCCTGATATACTCGAT CGCATCCAGAACCTGTACCGT ccgcgcccgccgcgccgcccgaccCGCCGCCCAAGTACACGCCGCCGCCCTCCTACTCCACCGCCACCGGCGCCAGGCTGCTCAACACTATACGCCGGAGCTTCAGGACTCTTAGGAG AATGA
- the LOC113498020 gene encoding acetyl-CoA acetyltransferase, mitochondrial, whose product MLFFKGSRIITIRMRPINKLYKAMAAYSTKVSLNEVVIASAVRTPIGSFRGSLASLSATELGAVAVKGAIERAGIPKEEIKEVYIGNVCSANLGQAPARQSVIFAGLPKSTICTTVNKVCSSGMKSVILATQGLQTGTHDVILAGGMESMSNVPFYLKRGETSYGGMQLVDGIVFDGLTDVYNKFHMGNCAENTAKKMDISRQQQDDYAISSYKRSAAAYEAKAFADEIVPVSVPQKRGAPPVLFSEDEEYKKVNFEKFNKLSTVFQKENGTVTAGNASTLNDGAAALVLMTAEAAQRLNVKPLARVVGYADGECDPIDFPIAPAVAIPKLLEKTGVKKEDVALWEINEAFSVVAVANQKLLGIDHNKINVHGGAVSLGHPIGMSGARLVVHLCHALKKGEKGVASICNGGGGASSIMIEKL is encoded by the exons atgttattttttaaaggaagTAGAATTATTACCATCAGAATGCGTCCAATAAATAAG CTTTATAAAGCCATGGCAGCGTATTCGACGAAAGTTTCCCTGAACGAAGTGGTTATAGCTTCAGCTGTCAGGACTCCCATCGGCTCCTTCAGGGGCAGCTTGGCCAGTCTTTCAGCTACGGAACTGGGTGCAGTCGCCGTCAAAGGAGCAATAGAACGAGCCGGCATTCCTAAGGAGGAAATTAAAGAG GTATACATTGGCAATGTCTGCTCTGCCAATTTGGGTCAAGCACCAGCCAGGCAATCCGTAATTTTCGCTGGTCTCCCTAAAAGCACAATCTGCACAACAGTAAACAAAGTATGTTCATCAGGCATGAAATCGGTTATATTGGCAACTCAAGGCTTACAAACTGGTACCCATGATGTTATCCTTGCTGGAGGTATGGAATCAATGTCAAATGTGCCTTTCTACTTGAAGAGGGGTGAAACCTCATATGGTGGCATGCAGCTAGTTGATGGTATTGTGTTTGATGGTCTTACTGATGTCTACAATAAATTCCACATGGGCAACTGTGCTGAGAACACAGCAAAGAAAATGGATATCTCAAGACAGCAACAAGATGACTATGCCATTTCTAGTTACAAGAGAAGTGCAGCTGCATATGAAGCTAAAGCTTTTGCTGATGAAATTGTACCAGTTTCAGTACCTCAGAAAAGAGGTGCACCACCTGTTCTGTTCTCAGAAGATGAGGAGTACAAGAAGGTTAACTTTGAAAAATTCAACAAGTTGTCAACTGTATTCCAAAAAGAAAATGGCACAGTAACTGCTGGTAATGCTTCAACTTTAAATGATGGTGCTGCTGCATTAGTTCTCATGACTGCTGAAGCTGCTCAAAGGCTAAATGTAAAACCCCTTGCCCGTGTTGTTGGATACGCTGATGGAGAATGTGACCCAATTGACTTCCCCATCGCCCCAGCAGTTGCCATTCCCAAATTGCTAGAGAAAACTGGTGTAAAAAAAGAAGATGTAGCTTTGTGGGAGATTAATGAAGCCTTCAGTGTGGTAGCTGTTGCTAACCAGAAACTGTTGGGCATTGACcacaacaaaatcaatgttCACGGAGGAGCTGTAAGTCTAGGTCACCCCATTGGTATGTCTGGTGCCAGACTTGTTGTCCACTTGTGCCATGCTCTTAAGAAAGGTGAAAAGGGAGTAGCTTCAATCTGTAACGGAGGTGGTGGTGCCTCATCAATCATGATTGAAAAATTGTAA